GTGCCGATGCTCAGCACCGGGATCCCGCCGAAGGAGTGCTCGGCCTGGACCTTGTTGCGGCCCGCGAAGTTGTAGAAGCTGCGAAACAGCGAGTCCTCGGTGGTGCCGTTCGGCCAGGTGTCCTGGGCCAGCTCGCTCGGGGTGCGCCACTTCGGCACGTAGAACTCGTGGTTGCCGATCGCCCAGGCCACCGTCTTCGGCAGGGTGTGCTTCGCGCACTCCTCCTTCACCGCCGCGTACTCGGCGTCGTAGCCGCGCGGGGTGATGTCACCGGCCACCGCGAGCCCGGCGCTGTCCGGGTTGATCGTGCGCATGTCCTTCAGCGCGGTGCTCAGGTCGGTGAGGTCGCCCTGGATGTCACTGATGACGTTGAAGCGGGCCAGCGGCGCGCTCGGGGCCCGGCGCCCGTCGGCGTGGGCGGAAAGCGGGGCCGCGGCGCCGAGCGCCACGGCCCCGGCACCGGCTGCGGCGCCGGTGAGCAGAGATCTGCGGTCCATGAGAAGCCCTTCGGGGGTCTGCGGGAAGTTCTGCGAAATTCGGGGGGCGAACCGCGGAGATTTCCTGGTGGCAGTGGCCGGGGCGTGACCGGTTTCGGGCCGGGTGGCGAACTCTGGCGCCGGGGGCGGGCCGGGCGGGCGCGGGGGCGGCCGTGACGGGGCTCGGTCTACGGCTGTTGCTGTCCTGTCCGTCCTGTGCCGTCCCGGCGCCGGACGAGACGAAGGCCACCCGGCCCGGGTCGGGCCCGCGTACGGAGCGAGCAAAACGGGCGGTTAGTCTCGTAGGCATGAAGAAGAGCGTGCTGACCCGCTACCGCGTGATGGCCTACGTCACCGGTGTGCTGCTGGTCCTGCTGACCCTCGGCATGATCGCCAAGTACGTGCTCGACCTGGGCGGCGCCGCGGACTTCACGCGCGTCGTCAGCATCGCGCACGGCTGGCTCTACGTCGTCTACCTGGTCTTCGCCTTCGACCTGGGCTCCAAGGCCAAGTGGCCGGTGGGCAAGCAGCTCTGGGTGCTGCTCGCCGGGACCATCCCGACCGCCGCCTTCTTCGTGGAGCGCAAGGTCAGCGCCGAACTGGAGGCGAAGGTCGCCGGGACCGCCGAGGACAGCGCCCCCGCGAAGGCCTGAGCGCCGCCCGACCCGCATACGTGCAGCCCCGAGCCGACCGGCTCCGGGCGCGAAACGGCCGTACACCCGACCCGGTGTGCGGCCGTTCCGTCGTTGGGGTTCCGTCGTTCCCTCCGGCCGCTCGCGACGACACCACTGCGGCGCCGGACGGCCGTCGTCAAAAGGCCGTCGTCAAAAGGACGTGCGCCCGACCCGCCACTAGATTCGGGGTATGGACCCAGACGCCATCCAGGACGGCCGTCGACGCTGGCAAGCCCGCTACGACGCCGCCGCGAAGCGGGACGGCGACTTCACCACGCTCTCCGGCGACCGGGTCGAGCCGGTGTACGGCCCGCGCGAGGGCGATGTCTACGAGGGCTTCGAGCGGATCGGGTGGCCCGGCGAGTACCCGTTCACCCGTGGTCTGTACGCGACCGGCTACCGCGGCCGCACCTGGACGATCCGGCAGTTCGCCGGGTTCGGCAACGCCCGGCAGACCAACGAGCGCTACCGGATGATCCTGGAGGCGGGCGGCGGCGGCCTGAGCGTCGCCTTCGACATGCCGACCCTGATGGGCCGCGACTCCGACGAGGCCCGCTCGCTCGGCGAGGTCGGTCACTGCGGGGTGGCCGTCGACTCGGCCGCCGACATGGAGGCCCTGTTCCGGGACATCCCGCTCGGCGAGGTCACCACCTCGATGACGATCAGCGGCCCGGCGGTGCCCGTCTTC
This is a stretch of genomic DNA from Streptomyces sp. NA04227. It encodes these proteins:
- a CDS encoding DUF3817 domain-containing protein; the protein is MKKSVLTRYRVMAYVTGVLLVLLTLGMIAKYVLDLGGAADFTRVVSIAHGWLYVVYLVFAFDLGSKAKWPVGKQLWVLLAGTIPTAAFFVERKVSAELEAKVAGTAEDSAPAKA